One genomic region from Equus asinus isolate D_3611 breed Donkey chromosome 8, EquAss-T2T_v2, whole genome shotgun sequence encodes:
- the OSM gene encoding oncostatin-M isoform X1, with product MPPHPAPIGRLWKLWFLGSCSQKACPPPPPSHPPHEVLANRPSGHKVAASLQGSQPGGVTPNRHGQELEHPACGHSLHRGCCSIRLQGLDTSELRKLCKERPGAFPSQDALWELSRWDLLRTLNATLGQALHRLTALQQDFPKARDWLTVTMNIRGFQNNIHCLSQLLRASSETAKPTQASPGASPPPIPASDAFQHKLEGCQFLSGFHRLMGSAGQVFREWGKTPRRSRRHSPRHLALRKGPRGVQLFRRGRRLVPRGQLPR from the exons atGCCACCGCACCCAGCGCCCATTGGCCGCCTGTGGAAACTTTGGTTTTTGGGGTCATGTTCCCAGAaggcctgccctccccctcccccttcccacccACCTCACGAGGTGTTGGCCAATCGCCCCAGCGGGCATAAAGTGGCTGCCAGCCTGCAGGGCTCCCAGCCGGGAGGTGTCACCCCCAACAGGCACGGGCAAGAGCTCGAGCACCCAGCATGCGGGCACAGCTTACACAGAGGATGCTGCTCA ATCCGCCTCCAAGGCCTGGACACGTCTGAACTGAGAAAACTCTGCAAAGAGCGCCCCGGGGCGTTCCCCAGCCAGGATGCCCTGTGGGAGCTCAGCAGGTGGGACCTCCTGCGCACCCTCAATGCCACGCTGGGCCAGGCCTTGCACAGGTTGACCGCTTTACAGCAGGATTTCCCCAAAGCCCGGGACTGGCTAACGGTGACAATGAACATCCGCGGGTTCCAGAACAACATCCACTGCCTGTCCCAGCTGCTTCGTGCCTCCTCGGAGACGGCCAAGCCCACTCAGGCAAGCCCAGGGGCCTCGCCACCCCCCATCCCTGCCTCAGACGCGTTCCAGCACAAGTTGGAGGGCTGCCAGTTCCTGAGCGGCTTCCACCGCCTCATGGGCTCAGCAGGCCAGGTCTTCCGGGAGTGGGGGAAGACCCCCCGCCGGAGCCGGAGACATAGCCCCCGCCACCTGGCCCTGCGGAAGGGGCCTCGGGGGGTGCAACTCTTCAGGAGAGGCCGGAGACTCGTGCCCAGGGGGCAGCTGCCCCGGTAG
- the OSM gene encoding oncostatin-M isoform X2 codes for MRAQLTQRMLLSLVLGLLFLSTAAMGSCSANYQGLLQQLQSQADLLQDTSLLLDPYIRLQGLDTSELRKLCKERPGAFPSQDALWELSRWDLLRTLNATLGQALHRLTALQQDFPKARDWLTVTMNIRGFQNNIHCLSQLLRASSETAKPTQASPGASPPPIPASDAFQHKLEGCQFLSGFHRLMGSAGQVFREWGKTPRRSRRHSPRHLALRKGPRGVQLFRRGRRLVPRGQLPR; via the exons ATGCGGGCACAGCTTACACAGAGGATGCTGCTCA GTCTGGTCCTCGGACTCCTGTTTCTGAGCACGGCGGCCATGGGCAGCTGCTCGGCCAACTACCAAGGGCTCCTCCAGCAGCTCCAGAGTCAGGCGGACTTGCTGCAGGACACCAGCCTACTCCTGGACCCTTAT ATCCGCCTCCAAGGCCTGGACACGTCTGAACTGAGAAAACTCTGCAAAGAGCGCCCCGGGGCGTTCCCCAGCCAGGATGCCCTGTGGGAGCTCAGCAGGTGGGACCTCCTGCGCACCCTCAATGCCACGCTGGGCCAGGCCTTGCACAGGTTGACCGCTTTACAGCAGGATTTCCCCAAAGCCCGGGACTGGCTAACGGTGACAATGAACATCCGCGGGTTCCAGAACAACATCCACTGCCTGTCCCAGCTGCTTCGTGCCTCCTCGGAGACGGCCAAGCCCACTCAGGCAAGCCCAGGGGCCTCGCCACCCCCCATCCCTGCCTCAGACGCGTTCCAGCACAAGTTGGAGGGCTGCCAGTTCCTGAGCGGCTTCCACCGCCTCATGGGCTCAGCAGGCCAGGTCTTCCGGGAGTGGGGGAAGACCCCCCGCCGGAGCCGGAGACATAGCCCCCGCCACCTGGCCCTGCGGAAGGGGCCTCGGGGGGTGCAACTCTTCAGGAGAGGCCGGAGACTCGTGCCCAGGGGGCAGCTGCCCCGGTAG